A part of bacterium genomic DNA contains:
- a CDS encoding ISAs1 family transposase, translating to MLTVKDNQPTLAEKVVDLPWWNMKANWAEEGRGHGRMEERTIRVRTVDPAHPLPGFPSARQIAAIVRERTNLRGEKLGEPEIVFAITNLSRREASPRALAVMLRGHWCIENSLHYVRDVTFDEDRSRIRTGAGPRVMASLRNLAIAIHRLNGEKNIASATRRCCRVSRRAFARLAGRAVAHATKAA from the coding sequence ATCCTGACGGTCAAGGACAACCAGCCGACGCTCGCCGAGAAGGTGGTCGATCTGCCCTGGTGGAACATGAAGGCCAACTGGGCCGAAGAGGGCCGCGGTCACGGTCGCATGGAGGAGAGGACGATCCGAGTCCGCACCGTTGACCCCGCCCATCCTCTGCCCGGCTTCCCCTCGGCTCGACAGATCGCCGCGATAGTTCGCGAGCGCACCAACCTCCGCGGCGAGAAGCTCGGTGAACCGGAGATCGTCTTCGCGATCACGAACCTCTCGCGCAGAGAGGCATCGCCACGGGCCCTCGCCGTCATGCTGCGCGGCCACTGGTGCATCGAGAACAGCCTCCACTACGTCCGGGATGTGACGTTCGACGAGGACCGATCGCGAATCCGGACCGGAGCGGGGCCACGGGTGATGGCCAGCCTGCGCAACCTCGCGATCGCAATCCACCGCCTGAACGGCGAGAAAAACATCGCCAGCGCAACCAGGAGGTGTTGCCGGGTGAGCCGGCGGGCCTTCGCCCGCCTCGCAGGCCGTGCCGTCGCGCATGCCACCAAGGCCGCCTGA
- a CDS encoding ISAs1 family transposase codes for MRPIRADERQSFDRLMIKEHYLHSSVLVGEALRYVATDGDRWLALLGWSTAAFKCRPRDTWIGWPERLRWPRLRLIVNNSRFLVLPGARQPHLASRVLGLSCRRLSRDWQAAFGHPVLLAETFVESARFTGTCYRAAGWSLLGETKGFGRRGGTYHEHGVLKRILVKPLHRRACSLLCDPQPHPEWGSKEQGMDSLSLKLVGAGSLYEALLQVPDPRSRRGRSYRESAGLLVLVIAAVLAGQKSYAAIAEWVVDVPQDLLRTLGCRRNARTGRFKAPSEPTLRRTISSVDGEAVDRAFAKWACEQGVELPGNVIAIDGKALRGSHNGDRQKQVHLVAAFTHREGVVIAQQQVADKSNEIPAVQRMIEGLDLKGVTVTIDAMHTQTATAQAVAEKGGTTS; via the coding sequence TGATGATCAAGGAGCACTACCTGCACAGCTCGGTGCTGGTGGGAGAGGCTCTGCGATACGTGGCGACCGATGGGGATCGATGGCTGGCGTTGTTGGGCTGGAGCACCGCGGCGTTCAAGTGCAGGCCGCGAGACACCTGGATTGGTTGGCCCGAGAGGTTGCGATGGCCGCGACTGCGGCTGATCGTGAACAACTCGCGGTTTCTGGTGTTGCCCGGGGCAAGACAGCCACACTTGGCGTCGCGCGTTCTGGGTCTGAGCTGCCGTCGGCTTTCGCGAGACTGGCAGGCTGCGTTCGGGCATCCGGTACTGCTGGCCGAGACCTTCGTGGAGAGCGCCCGCTTCACGGGCACGTGCTATCGAGCGGCAGGATGGAGCCTGCTGGGCGAGACCAAGGGTTTTGGTCGCCGCGGAGGGACGTACCACGAGCACGGCGTGCTCAAGCGCATCCTCGTGAAGCCGCTGCACCGGCGCGCGTGCAGCCTTCTCTGCGACCCGCAACCGCATCCCGAGTGGGGCTCGAAGGAGCAAGGCATGGATTCGCTGTCGTTGAAGCTGGTTGGTGCAGGGAGTCTCTACGAGGCCCTGTTGCAGGTTCCGGATCCTCGCAGTCGGCGAGGGCGTTCGTATCGCGAATCTGCCGGACTGCTCGTTCTCGTGATCGCAGCAGTTCTCGCGGGGCAGAAGAGCTACGCGGCGATCGCCGAATGGGTCGTGGACGTGCCGCAGGATCTGCTCCGGACGCTTGGCTGCCGGCGGAACGCGCGGACTGGGCGTTTCAAGGCACCGAGCGAGCCAACGCTCCGTCGCACGATCAGTTCGGTGGACGGAGAAGCCGTGGACCGGGCCTTCGCGAAGTGGGCGTGCGAGCAGGGCGTCGAGCTTCCCGGCAACGTGATCGCGATCGACGGCAAGGCACTGCGCGGCAGTCACAATGGTGATCGCCAGAAGCAGGTGCACCTGGTGGCCGCGTTCACCCACCGCGAGGGGGTGGTGATCGCGCAGCAGCAGGTGGCCGACAAGAGCAATGAGATCCCCGCGGTCCAGAGGATGATCGAGGGCCTCGACCTGAAGGGCGTGACCGTCACGATAGACGCGATGCACACCCAGACGGCCACCGCGCAGGCGGTGGCCGAAAAAGGGGGCACTACATCCTGA